CGGTATTGTTGACAGTAAACGTGCCGCCCTGCATATCCTGGGAAGTTAATTTACCGCTGCGGACTTTTCCGGCAAGCTCAGTGATTTCTCTTGCAATGCCTTTGATCGTTTTTTCATCCGCATTTTTGATGACAGGAACATACAGCGCATCGTCTGTTGCCACCGCAATGGAAAGATTGATATCTTTCTTCTGGACGATTTTGTCTCCTGCCCACATCGAGTTGATTTGTGGATATTCTTTTAAAGCTTGAGCCACAGCTTTTACGAAGAATGCGAAGAAAGTCAGGTTGAACCCTTCACGCTGTTTAAATTCGTTCTTCAGTGAATTTCTGTAATCAACAAGATTCGTTACATCCACTTCCATCATCGTCCAGGCGTGAGGCGCTTCATGCTTGCTGCGTACCATATTGGAAGCAATCGCTTTGCGGATACCTGAAACAGGAATTTCGATATCTCCAGGTACGACTGGTACATTCGCTGCAGGTGCTGAAGGCTTGGCCGGTTGTGCAGGTGCTGACTCTTGAACAGGCGCCTGCTGCGGTGCCGGTGCTGACTTCTCAGGTGCAGCATCCGCTGCTTTCGGAATGGACCCTGATTCGATGATTTTCTTCAAATCTTTACGTGTGATCCTGCCACCGTTTCCAGTGCCCTCCACTTGATTCAGATCAATATCATGCTCTTGGGAAAGCTTTAATACGGCAGGAGAGTATCTTGCTTTATTGCCGCTTTCCTTGTTTGCAGATTGTGATTTCGATGCAGTCGTGTCTGCTTTTTCAAGCGATTCTTTCGGAGCTTCTTCACTAGGTGCAGAGCCTCCACCTTCCACTTCGATAGAACAGATGAGCTCCCCTACTTCAAGGGTGCCCCCTTCTTCAGCGATCAATTCTTTGATCGTGCCTGTGAAAGATGATGGAACTTCTGCATTCACTTTATCCGTTTGTACTTCTGCAATCGGATCATATTTATTGACGGTATCACCAGGTGACACCAACCATTTACTGATTGTACCTTCTGTAACACTTTCCCCTAGCTGAGGCATTTTCATATTTTCAATACCCAATGAGGAACCCTCCCTACTGTGCGTTTGATGGTTATATAATCGAATTAGAATTCTGCAAGTTCACGCATGGCTTTTTCTACTTTATCCGGATTGATCATAAAGTATTTTTCCATTGTCGGTGCATACGGCATGGCAGGTACATCTGGACCCGCAAGTCGTTTAATAGGTGCATCGAGTTCAAATAAGCAGTTTTCAGCAATGATGGCAGAAACCTCTCCCATGATGCTACCTTCCTTATTATCTTCCGTCACCAGAAGGACTTTACCTGTTTTGGAAGCCGCCTCAATGATTGCCTCTTTATCTAATGGATAGATCGTGCGCAGATCAAGGATATGAGCTTCAATTCCGTCCTGGGCAAGCTTTTCTGCTGCTTGAAGGGCAAAGTGGACGCACAGTCCGTAAGTGATGACGGTAATGTCTTCCCCTTCACGCTTCACATCAGCTTTTCCGATTGGCAGCGTGTAATCATCCTCAGGCACTTCCCCTTTGATCAGGCGGTAAGCACGTTTATGCTCAAAGAACATAACCGGATCTTCATCACGGATGGCCGCTTTCAGCAGTCCTTTCACATCATATGGAGTGGAAGGCATAACGATTTT
The nucleotide sequence above comes from Bacillus sp. KH172YL63. Encoded proteins:
- a CDS encoding dihydrolipoamide acetyltransferase family protein, which translates into the protein MGIENMKMPQLGESVTEGTISKWLVSPGDTVNKYDPIAEVQTDKVNAEVPSSFTGTIKELIAEEGGTLEVGELICSIEVEGGGSAPSEEAPKESLEKADTTASKSQSANKESGNKARYSPAVLKLSQEHDIDLNQVEGTGNGGRITRKDLKKIIESGSIPKAADAAPEKSAPAPQQAPVQESAPAQPAKPSAPAANVPVVPGDIEIPVSGIRKAIASNMVRSKHEAPHAWTMMEVDVTNLVDYRNSLKNEFKQREGFNLTFFAFFVKAVAQALKEYPQINSMWAGDKIVQKKDINLSIAVATDDALYVPVIKNADEKTIKGIAREITELAGKVRSGKLTSQDMQGGTFTVNNTGSFGSVQSMGIINYPQAAILQVESIVKRPVVMNNGMIAVRDMVNLCMSLDHRVLDGLVCGRFLQRVKEILENTTKENTSVY
- a CDS encoding alpha-ketoacid dehydrogenase subunit beta, yielding MPVISYIDAVTMAIREEMERDEKVFVLGEDVGKKGGVFKATHGLYDQFGEDRVIDTPLAESAIAGVGIGAAMYGMRPIAEMQFADFIMPAVNQIISEAARIRYRSNNDWSCPMVIRAPYGGGVHGALYHSQSVEAVFANQPGLKIVMPSTPYDVKGLLKAAIRDEDPVMFFEHKRAYRLIKGEVPEDDYTLPIGKADVKREGEDITVITYGLCVHFALQAAEKLAQDGIEAHILDLRTIYPLDKEAIIEAASKTGKVLLVTEDNKEGSIMGEVSAIIAENCLFELDAPIKRLAGPDVPAMPYAPTMEKYFMINPDKVEKAMRELAEF